In Syntrophus gentianae, a single window of DNA contains:
- a CDS encoding dihydroorotase — translation MKMLLKGGRVVDPSQNLDGRRDLLVEGGKIVSIADSIDESSQDTQVFSLEGKIVLPGLVDMHTHLREPGYEYKETIRSGSQAAAAGGFTSIACMPNTDPVNDSRTVTEYILKRAQECNLVHVYPIAAISRKSEGKVLAEFGDLKEAGAVAFSDDGKPVTNSGLMRRALEYASSLDRVIISHCEDLQLSAGGLMNEGRISTELGLPGIPTLAEEAMVARDLLLAEFTGAALHIAHVSAAGAVRMIRDAKNRGVRVTAETTPHYFTLTDEALRDFDPSFKVNPPLRSREDLEAILEGLRDGTIDAIATDHAPHALTDKEVEFEYAASGISGLETALALSLRLVENGLLTLPELIRKMSTNPAKILNISRGTLFPGADADITVLDPDRSWVADPLSWKSQGRNTPFFGWTFKGKAVLTLVEGRIVYSED, via the coding sequence ATGAAAATGCTGTTGAAAGGAGGCAGGGTCGTCGATCCCTCGCAGAATCTCGATGGACGGAGGGATCTCTTAGTCGAGGGGGGCAAGATCGTCTCCATTGCCGATTCGATAGACGAAAGTTCACAGGACACACAGGTTTTTTCCCTGGAAGGCAAAATCGTTCTGCCCGGTCTTGTCGACATGCACACCCATCTGCGGGAACCCGGTTACGAATACAAGGAAACCATCCGCTCAGGAAGCCAGGCGGCAGCGGCCGGGGGGTTCACTTCGATCGCCTGTATGCCGAACACGGACCCCGTCAACGACAGCCGGACCGTTACCGAATATATTCTCAAGCGGGCGCAGGAATGCAACCTCGTCCATGTTTATCCCATTGCCGCCATCTCCCGCAAGTCCGAGGGAAAGGTCCTCGCGGAATTCGGTGATTTGAAAGAGGCCGGAGCGGTTGCCTTTTCCGATGACGGGAAACCCGTCACGAACAGCGGCCTCATGAGAAGGGCCCTGGAATACGCCTCCTCACTGGATCGGGTGATTATTTCCCATTGCGAGGATCTCCAACTGTCTGCCGGCGGGCTTATGAACGAAGGGCGAATCTCCACGGAACTGGGGCTTCCCGGCATCCCCACCCTGGCCGAGGAGGCGATGGTCGCCCGGGATCTTCTCCTTGCCGAGTTTACCGGTGCGGCCCTGCACATCGCCCACGTGAGCGCCGCGGGAGCCGTTCGGATGATCCGCGACGCCAAGAACCGGGGCGTCCGGGTTACGGCGGAAACGACGCCTCACTATTTCACTTTGACGGACGAAGCCCTTCGCGATTTTGACCCCTCCTTCAAGGTCAATCCCCCCTTGCGGAGCCGGGAAGATCTTGAGGCGATCCTGGAAGGACTCCGGGACGGCACGATCGATGCGATCGCTACGGATCATGCCCCCCATGCCCTCACCGACAAAGAGGTGGAATTTGAATACGCCGCCAGCGGCATCTCCGGTCTCGAAACCGCGCTGGCCCTGAGCCTGAGGCTCGTCGAGAACGGGCTGCTGACCCTTCCGGAACTGATCCGAAAAATGAGCACCAATCCCGCAAAGATTCTCAACATCTCGAGAGGGACGCTCTTTCCGGGCGCCGATGCGGACATTACCGTCCTTGACCCCGACAGGTCATGGGTCGCCGACCCCCTTTCCTGGAAATCGCAGGGCAGGAACACACCCTTTTTCGGCTGGACCTTCAAGGGGAAAGCCGTCCTGACCCTCGTGGAAGGAAGGATCGTTTATTCGGAGGATTAG
- a CDS encoding aspartate carbamoyltransferase catalytic subunit produces the protein MKWEHKDVLGIKDLSAEEITLILDTAESFLEVSMRDIKKVPTLRGKTVINFFVEASTRTRTSFEIAGKRLSADTINISGSTSSLVKGETLADTARNLEAMNPDVIVIRHSCAGAPHMLARLVRQSIINAGDGAHEHPTQALLDMMTIRNRKGTLAGLNVTIVGDIAHSRVARSNIYGLNKMGAHLTVAGPATMIPRDIRKLGVKVSFHLEEALQNADVVMMLRIQTEREQLNIFPSLREYSAFYCLNRENLKKAKEDVLVMHPGPVNRGVEISPEIADGTHSVILEQVTNGVAVRMALLYLLTGAVE, from the coding sequence ATGAAGTGGGAACACAAGGATGTTCTAGGTATTAAGGACCTTTCCGCAGAGGAAATTACATTGATCCTCGACACGGCGGAGTCTTTTCTTGAGGTGTCCATGCGGGACATCAAAAAGGTGCCGACCCTCCGGGGCAAAACGGTGATCAATTTTTTTGTCGAGGCCAGCACCCGGACCCGGACCTCTTTCGAGATTGCCGGCAAACGCCTGAGCGCCGACACCATCAATATCTCGGGGTCAACAAGCAGCCTGGTCAAAGGGGAAACCCTGGCGGACACGGCCCGGAATCTGGAAGCCATGAATCCGGACGTGATCGTGATCCGCCACAGTTGCGCCGGAGCACCGCATATGCTGGCCCGGCTGGTCAGGCAATCCATCATCAATGCCGGCGACGGCGCCCATGAGCATCCGACCCAGGCGCTTTTGGACATGATGACGATTCGAAACCGCAAGGGGACCCTGGCCGGGTTGAACGTTACCATCGTCGGCGACATCGCGCACAGCCGCGTCGCCCGTTCCAACATCTACGGATTGAATAAAATGGGGGCGCATCTGACCGTAGCCGGTCCCGCCACCATGATTCCCCGGGATATCCGGAAACTCGGGGTCAAGGTATCCTTTCATCTGGAGGAGGCCCTTCAGAATGCGGATGTGGTCATGATGCTTCGAATTCAGACGGAGCGGGAGCAGCTGAACATCTTCCCTTCCCTTCGGGAATATTCCGCTTTTTACTGCCTGAACAGGGAGAATCTCAAAAAGGCCAAGGAGGATGTCCTGGTGATGCATCCGGGTCCGGTCAACCGCGGTGTGGAGATCTCTCCCGAAATCGCCGATGGAACCCACTCCGTCATTCTCGAACAGGTCACCAACGGGGTCGCCGTCCGGATGGCCCTTCTTTATCTGCTGACAGGAGCCGTTGAATGA
- the pyrR gene encoding bifunctional pyr operon transcriptional regulator/uracil phosphoribosyltransferase PyrR has product MPKKLVMDAAEIDRSLTRIAYEILEKNKGVKDLVLVGIRTGGVFLSERLKKKILEIEGVDVPSGILDITLYRDDVLSAHKKPKIKKTEIPFCLDKKKAILVDDVLFTGRTIRAAMDALIDFGRPQSIQLAVLIDRGHRELPIRADFVGANLPSFLWEDISVNLIETDGCDEVVVEDSN; this is encoded by the coding sequence ATGCCCAAAAAACTGGTCATGGACGCAGCGGAGATCGACCGATCGTTGACTCGAATTGCCTATGAAATCCTGGAAAAAAACAAAGGGGTCAAAGATCTGGTTCTTGTGGGCATTCGGACAGGCGGTGTTTTCCTCTCGGAGCGGCTCAAGAAAAAGATCCTCGAAATTGAAGGGGTGGACGTTCCTTCGGGGATTCTCGATATTACGCTCTATCGCGACGATGTTCTTTCCGCCCATAAGAAACCCAAGATAAAAAAGACAGAAATCCCTTTCTGTCTGGATAAAAAGAAAGCCATTCTCGTCGATGATGTCCTCTTTACCGGGAGAACGATCCGGGCAGCGATGGACGCTCTCATAGATTTTGGACGCCCTCAATCGATTCAGCTAGCCGTCCTGATCGACCGGGGGCATCGGGAACTGCCGATACGCGCCGATTTTGTCGGCGCCAATCTTCCTTCGTTTCTCTGGGAAGACATCAGCGTCAACCTGATTGAAACGGACGGTTGTGATGAAGTGGTCGTCGAGGACAGCAACTAA
- a CDS encoding magnesium transporter: MAVEYEPQVFLFLSQILRKKILDTKGQPLGRILDVVVPLGESYPSVTGILVKPDRLKAPVIMSWPNLVETNGCFVVDSREPEPFREGGTEAEEIWLKDSLLDKQIVDTNGAKVRRVNDLQFLKARGSLYLIHVDVGFRGLMRRVGLEKATDFLLKGLFEYELPDQFISWRFVQPLFSPDLVRLDVSESGIAQLHPADIADIIEELDIRQRTAVFKSLDVETAAETLEETDPKIQVSLIENMEAAQASDIIEEMSLSDAADLLADLPRHKAEGILKEMEQDIAEDVKELLAHPEETAGGLMTTAYLSFLPSTTVLEALQVIRREAEDLDFVYYLYVTDEEEHLLGMLSLRELLVASPETLLSDLMFRRVVTVELDEDKDSIASDFAKYGIMAIPVVDDQKKLQGVIMFKNLLDVVAPELGR; the protein is encoded by the coding sequence ATGGCTGTTGAATACGAACCTCAGGTTTTTTTGTTTTTGAGCCAGATCCTGAGGAAAAAAATTCTCGATACAAAAGGACAGCCGCTGGGCCGGATCCTGGATGTGGTCGTCCCTCTAGGGGAATCTTATCCCTCTGTAACCGGCATCCTGGTGAAACCGGACCGTCTTAAGGCCCCGGTGATCATGTCCTGGCCGAATCTGGTCGAAACGAACGGCTGTTTTGTGGTCGATTCCCGGGAACCGGAGCCTTTTCGGGAAGGCGGCACGGAGGCCGAGGAGATATGGCTGAAAGACAGCCTCCTGGATAAGCAGATTGTTGACACCAATGGCGCCAAGGTTCGGCGGGTCAATGATCTCCAGTTTCTCAAGGCCCGGGGGAGTCTTTATCTGATTCATGTGGACGTGGGGTTCCGGGGTCTCATGCGGCGGGTTGGCCTGGAGAAGGCAACGGATTTTCTCTTGAAAGGCCTTTTTGAATACGAACTCCCCGATCAGTTCATCTCCTGGCGGTTTGTCCAGCCCCTTTTCTCTCCTGATCTGGTGCGTCTGGACGTTTCAGAAAGCGGAATAGCCCAACTTCATCCGGCAGATATCGCAGATATTATAGAAGAACTGGATATCCGTCAGAGAACGGCCGTCTTCAAGTCGCTGGATGTGGAAACGGCGGCGGAAACGCTCGAAGAAACGGACCCCAAAATTCAGGTCAGCCTGATCGAGAATATGGAAGCCGCCCAGGCGAGCGATATCATCGAAGAAATGTCTCTAAGCGATGCTGCGGATCTGTTGGCAGATCTGCCCAGGCACAAAGCGGAAGGTATTCTCAAAGAAATGGAGCAGGACATTGCCGAGGATGTCAAGGAGCTTCTTGCCCACCCCGAGGAGACGGCGGGAGGACTCATGACCACGGCTTACCTGAGTTTCCTGCCCTCTACAACGGTGCTGGAGGCCTTGCAGGTAATCCGCCGGGAGGCTGAAGACCTCGACTTTGTGTACTATCTTTATGTGACCGATGAAGAGGAGCATCTTCTGGGGATGTTGAGCCTGAGAGAATTGCTGGTCGCCTCGCCGGAAACCCTGCTTTCCGATCTGATGTTCCGGCGGGTTGTCACGGTCGAGCTTGATGAAGACAAAGATTCGATTGCCAGTGATTTTGCCAAGTACGGTATTATGGCCATCCCGGTGGTGGATGATCAGAAGAAACTGCAGGGGGTCATCATGTTTAAGAACCTGCTCGATGTCGTGGCGCCGGAATTGGGGAGATAA
- a CDS encoding NRAMP family divalent metal transporter: protein MPGRNFLAAIQNRFSFLSSKKFWRSLGILLAFVGPGIITSNVDNDAGGITTYSLAGANYGLSLLWLLIPITAALVIIQEMGARMGVVSGKGLSDLIRERFGARITFYLMIVLFLTNLGNTVAEFAGLAASMEIFGLSKYLSVPFGASFVWWLVVKGSYKSVEKVFLTACVFYFSYILSGFMGNPDWGEIRRATLTPTLRFDAGYLTMAVGLVGTTIAPWMQFYLQSSVVDKGMKIEDYPYARLDVVVGSVMVNVVAFFIIMLCAITLYQGGIRIETARDAALALKPVAGTYCSGLFAFGLLNASLFAASILPLSTAYTICEAFGWESSLNRKFLEAPQFYGLYSIMIILGAGIILLPNVPLIPIMYYSQVINGLLLPAILIFMLLLVNDKKIMGKHTNGRLMNLLSWVTVAVLIFLSLATVAATIL, encoded by the coding sequence ATGCCGGGGAGAAATTTTTTGGCCGCAATTCAAAATAGATTCTCTTTCCTGTCCTCAAAGAAATTCTGGAGATCTCTCGGGATTCTGCTGGCCTTTGTCGGACCGGGGATTATTACCTCCAACGTCGATAACGATGCCGGTGGAATAACGACCTATTCCCTGGCCGGAGCGAATTATGGCCTGTCCCTTCTGTGGCTCCTGATTCCCATTACGGCGGCTCTGGTCATCATTCAGGAAATGGGCGCCCGGATGGGCGTTGTTTCCGGAAAGGGCCTGTCGGATCTCATTCGGGAGCGATTCGGTGCCCGGATCACCTTCTACCTCATGATCGTCCTTTTCCTGACCAACCTGGGCAATACGGTTGCCGAGTTTGCCGGATTGGCGGCCAGCATGGAGATCTTCGGCTTGAGCAAATATCTCTCTGTGCCCTTTGGCGCCAGTTTCGTGTGGTGGCTGGTGGTAAAGGGCAGTTACAAGTCCGTGGAAAAAGTCTTCCTGACCGCCTGTGTCTTTTATTTTTCCTATATTCTTTCCGGCTTCATGGGAAACCCCGACTGGGGAGAGATCCGGCGAGCGACCCTGACGCCCACCCTGCGGTTTGACGCCGGTTATCTGACCATGGCGGTCGGTCTCGTGGGAACGACCATCGCACCCTGGATGCAGTTTTACCTTCAATCTTCCGTCGTCGACAAGGGAATGAAGATTGAAGACTACCCCTATGCCCGTCTGGATGTGGTCGTTGGCTCCGTGATGGTCAACGTGGTGGCGTTTTTTATCATCATGCTTTGTGCCATTACGCTTTATCAGGGGGGAATCCGGATTGAAACCGCCCGGGATGCGGCCCTGGCCTTGAAACCGGTGGCGGGAACTTACTGCTCGGGCTTGTTTGCCTTTGGCCTTTTGAATGCCTCGCTCTTCGCCGCATCCATTCTGCCGCTGTCCACGGCTTATACGATCTGCGAAGCCTTTGGCTGGGAATCCAGTCTGAACCGGAAGTTTCTTGAGGCGCCCCAGTTTTACGGGCTCTATTCCATCATGATCATTCTGGGGGCGGGGATTATTCTGCTGCCGAACGTTCCGCTGATCCCCATCATGTATTATTCTCAGGTGATCAATGGACTCCTGCTTCCCGCCATTCTCATCTTCATGCTCCTGCTCGTTAACGACAAGAAAATCATGGGAAAGCACACCAATGGCCGCCTTATGAATCTGCTTTCCTGGGTGACCGTTGCCGTGTTGATTTTTCTGTCCCTGGCTACGGTGGCGGCAACCATCCTTTAG
- the lepB gene encoding signal peptidase I has translation MANRKSKFREYIEAIVIALIIAFFIRTFVIQAYKIPSGSMKPTLLIGDHILVNKFIYGIKMPYFRNTLIPIKEPRKGDIVVFIYPEDRSKDFIKRVIATSGDTVEIRNKKIYLNGKLYKDNKGVYVDNFNIPGSVQPRDNFGPVTVPPSSLFVMGDNRDQSYDSRFWGFVDRKDVLGKAIVIYWSWNREDHNVRWERFGNLLH, from the coding sequence ATGGCAAACAGGAAATCAAAGTTTCGGGAATATATCGAGGCCATTGTCATCGCGCTGATCATCGCGTTTTTTATCCGGACCTTCGTGATTCAGGCCTACAAAATCCCTTCCGGATCGATGAAGCCGACCCTTCTGATCGGCGACCATATCCTCGTCAACAAATTCATCTACGGAATCAAAATGCCTTACTTCCGCAACACCTTGATTCCCATCAAGGAACCCCGGAAAGGGGACATCGTGGTTTTCATTTATCCGGAAGACCGGAGCAAGGATTTCATCAAGCGGGTGATCGCCACCAGCGGCGATACCGTGGAGATCCGCAACAAGAAGATTTACCTCAACGGCAAGCTTTACAAGGACAATAAAGGGGTCTATGTCGATAACTTCAATATTCCAGGCTCCGTTCAGCCCCGGGATAATTTCGGACCCGTTACCGTTCCTCCTTCCTCCCTCTTTGTCATGGGGGATAATCGAGACCAGAGCTATGACAGCCGTTTCTGGGGATTTGTCGATCGCAAGGATGTCCTGGGAAAAGCCATCGTGATTTACTGGTCATGGAACCGGGAAGATCATAACGTGCGCTGGGAGCGGTTTGGCAACCTCCTCCATTAA
- a CDS encoding DUF456 domain-containing protein, giving the protein MASLEIAGLTLFIVFLFVGLYINLFGLPGTVLIFLDTLVYASVSGFSSIGSSLLISLLVLALLAEGLELILSVTGVSRFSVSKIVFGASILGSIAGALLLTPWLLGLGIVAGIYLGGFVGILLMELIRQMHLRPSLRKTNSALLGRSAGTLAKGSLALAMVVLTLMSIYS; this is encoded by the coding sequence TTGGCTTCTCTTGAGATCGCCGGATTGACCCTTTTCATCGTTTTTCTTTTTGTCGGCCTGTACATCAACCTTTTCGGCCTGCCGGGAACAGTGCTCATCTTTCTCGATACCCTGGTTTATGCCTCGGTTTCCGGTTTTTCCAGCATCGGGAGCTCCCTGCTGATTTCCCTGCTTGTCCTTGCCCTTCTGGCCGAGGGCCTGGAATTGATCCTCAGTGTGACCGGCGTCTCCCGGTTCTCCGTCTCAAAAATAGTCTTCGGGGCTTCGATCCTCGGCAGCATTGCCGGCGCGCTCCTGCTGACGCCCTGGCTATTGGGTCTGGGCATTGTGGCCGGGATCTACCTGGGGGGATTCGTGGGAATTCTGCTGATGGAGCTGATCCGCCAGATGCACTTGAGACCATCCCTGCGAAAGACGAACAGCGCCCTTCTGGGACGCTCGGCAGGAACCCTGGCAAAGGGAAGTCTCGCCCTGGCGATGGTGGTTCTGACCCTGATGAGCATTTACTCGTAG
- the secF gene encoding protein translocase subunit SecF: MEIIKSETHFNFVAMMKMAVTASIVYILIGIGSIFWHGGLNFGIDFAGGTLIQIRFSGETSVEKLRQVFKSIGLENSIIQQFGPKEMVVRTAATNVDLKGLSGQVENALRAAYGQGASEIRRLESVGPKVGRDLTRKALLAIVFSWIGILVYVGFRFEFRYALGGIIALVHDVMVTIGTLSLLNKEFDLNIVAALLTIIGYSINDTIVIFDRIRENTRKNMRMSLVDVINLSVNQTLSRTILTSFTVLIVLLVLFFFGGGVIHDFAFALLVGCVAGVYSTVFIASPIVLVFEKIRPSRMKGTK; this comes from the coding sequence ATGGAAATCATTAAATCGGAAACCCATTTTAATTTCGTCGCCATGATGAAAATGGCCGTCACGGCCTCTATCGTCTATATCCTGATCGGGATTGGTTCCATTTTCTGGCATGGCGGGCTTAATTTCGGCATCGATTTCGCGGGGGGAACCCTGATCCAGATCCGGTTCAGCGGGGAAACCTCCGTGGAAAAACTCCGGCAGGTCTTCAAATCCATCGGCCTGGAAAACAGCATTATCCAGCAGTTCGGACCGAAGGAAATGGTCGTGAGAACAGCAGCGACGAATGTGGATCTCAAGGGGCTCTCCGGACAGGTCGAAAACGCCCTCCGAGCGGCCTATGGCCAAGGCGCCAGTGAAATTCGCAGGCTGGAATCCGTTGGCCCCAAAGTCGGCCGGGATCTGACCCGAAAGGCCCTGCTGGCCATCGTATTCTCCTGGATCGGCATTCTCGTTTATGTGGGCTTCCGCTTCGAATTCCGCTATGCCCTGGGCGGGATCATCGCCCTCGTTCACGATGTCATGGTTACCATCGGGACTCTCTCCCTTTTAAACAAGGAATTCGATCTGAATATCGTCGCGGCGCTGCTGACGATTATCGGTTATTCCATCAATGACACCATCGTCATCTTTGACCGTATCCGCGAAAATACCCGGAAAAATATGAGGATGTCCCTGGTGGACGTCATCAACCTGAGTGTGAATCAAACGCTGAGCCGAACGATTCTGACCTCTTTCACGGTCCTGATCGTCCTTCTGGTGCTGTTCTTCTTCGGGGGAGGCGTCATCCATGATTTTGCCTTCGCACTGCTGGTAGGCTGCGTTGCCGGCGTTTACTCGACCGTTTTTATTGCCAGCCCCATCGTGCTGGTCTTTGAAAAGATCCGGCCCTCCCGGATGAAGGGGACAAAATAG
- the secD gene encoding protein translocase subunit SecD, with protein sequence MFGSLKVRSIITLAVVLVAVFYLVPTLTSDLPEFWEQKLPKDKVHLGLDLQGGMHLVLEVEADKAIEATLERMSVDLKESLMDKRIRFRRLERINGQTIAVELPDSASRMAFEKSIKDSYPDLAVVSSETVEGVERLSLGMKEKRKEEIRKLAIEQSLETIRNRVDQFGISEPEIVPQGKDRILIQLPGIKDPARAKNLIGKTALLEFKLVDEEHSLEEALKGNVPEGDVIAYGMNIDPTSGRRAETPYLLKNKAMITGDALENAQVKISDRFGEPHVALKFNARGAADFERITGENVKKRLAIVLDGIVHSAPVIQEKISGGQAQITGSFTMEEARDLAIVLRAGALPAPVKILEERTVGPSLGQDSIDMGIWSSIISGILVIVFMIFYYKLSGIVADIALVLNLLLLIAAMVAFKATLTLPGIAGIVLTIGMAVDANVLIFERTREEIRAGKTPRAAIEAGYNKAFLTILDSNVTTLVAALFLFGFGTGPIKGFAVTLTIGIIVSMFTAIVVTRVIFDYFIWNRKISSISI encoded by the coding sequence ATGTTCGGAAGTTTAAAAGTTCGAAGTATTATCACCCTTGCCGTGGTCCTGGTCGCTGTCTTCTATCTGGTTCCCACCCTGACGTCCGATCTCCCGGAATTCTGGGAACAGAAACTCCCCAAGGATAAGGTTCACCTGGGACTCGATCTCCAGGGCGGAATGCATCTTGTCCTGGAAGTGGAAGCAGACAAGGCCATCGAAGCAACCCTGGAAAGAATGTCGGTCGATCTGAAGGAATCGCTCATGGATAAGCGCATCCGCTTCCGGCGTCTGGAGCGGATCAACGGCCAGACCATTGCCGTGGAGTTGCCCGACAGTGCATCGCGAATGGCCTTTGAGAAAAGTATCAAGGACTCCTATCCCGATCTGGCCGTTGTCTCTTCGGAAACTGTGGAGGGAGTCGAGCGGTTGTCCCTGGGGATGAAGGAGAAGCGAAAAGAAGAAATCCGTAAGCTGGCCATCGAGCAGAGCCTGGAGACCATCCGCAACCGGGTCGACCAGTTCGGCATTTCCGAACCGGAGATCGTTCCCCAGGGAAAGGATCGCATCCTCATTCAACTCCCCGGGATCAAAGATCCCGCCCGGGCCAAAAACCTGATCGGCAAGACGGCGCTTCTGGAATTCAAGCTTGTTGACGAGGAACACAGCCTCGAAGAAGCCCTCAAGGGCAATGTGCCGGAGGGCGACGTCATCGCCTACGGCATGAATATCGACCCGACATCGGGGCGGCGGGCGGAAACGCCCTATCTTTTGAAGAACAAGGCCATGATTACCGGTGATGCCCTGGAAAACGCACAGGTCAAGATCAGCGACCGTTTCGGCGAACCACACGTCGCCTTAAAGTTCAACGCCCGCGGGGCGGCCGATTTTGAGCGGATCACCGGGGAAAATGTCAAGAAACGCCTGGCCATTGTTCTCGACGGGATTGTCCATTCCGCACCCGTTATTCAGGAAAAGATTTCCGGGGGACAGGCGCAGATCACCGGTTCCTTCACCATGGAGGAAGCCCGCGATCTAGCCATCGTGCTCCGTGCCGGCGCCTTGCCCGCCCCGGTCAAGATCCTGGAGGAAAGAACCGTAGGGCCTTCCCTGGGTCAGGATTCCATTGACATGGGCATCTGGTCGAGCATCATCTCCGGCATCCTGGTGATTGTCTTCATGATTTTCTATTACAAACTGTCCGGCATCGTGGCGGACATCGCCCTGGTCCTCAATCTTCTCCTTCTCATAGCCGCCATGGTCGCCTTCAAGGCCACCCTGACCCTGCCCGGCATTGCCGGCATCGTGCTCACGATCGGTATGGCGGTGGATGCCAATGTGCTGATTTTCGAAAGGACCCGTGAAGAGATCCGGGCGGGTAAAACACCCCGCGCCGCCATTGAAGCGGGCTATAACAAGGCTTTCCTTACGATTCTGGATTCCAATGTGACGACCCTGGTGGCCGCCCTCTTCCTCTTCGGCTTCGGAACCGGCCCGATCAAGGGGTTCGCCGTCACCCTGACCATCGGAATCATCGTCAGCATGTTCACCGCAATCGTTGTTACGAGAGTCATCTTTGATTACTTCATCTGGAACCGAAAGATTTCGTCCATCAGCATATAA
- the yajC gene encoding preprotein translocase subunit YajC, giving the protein MTNLAHAMGGFPGGGAGGGGDVSFLIMMAVIFGIFYFLLIRPQQKKQKELKEMLANLTHGDVVVTSGGIHGKIAAMTGDVVTLEVADKVRIKVSRSFIAAVLEKSGEKAGKE; this is encoded by the coding sequence TTGACAAACTTAGCTCATGCCATGGGGGGATTCCCCGGTGGAGGTGCAGGGGGAGGCGGGGATGTCTCTTTCCTGATCATGATGGCCGTTATTTTCGGCATTTTTTATTTCCTGCTGATCCGGCCGCAACAGAAGAAACAGAAAGAACTCAAGGAAATGCTGGCCAATCTGACCCACGGCGATGTCGTGGTGACGTCGGGCGGCATTCACGGAAAAATCGCCGCCATGACCGGTGATGTTGTGACCCTGGAAGTTGCCGATAAGGTGCGCATCAAGGTTTCAAGAAGCTTTATCGCGGCCGTCCTTGAAAAATCCGGGGAAAAGGCCGGAAAGGAATAG
- the tgt gene encoding tRNA guanosine(34) transglycosylase Tgt: MAPLNQHFRILNTDPESAARCGLLSTPHGQVLTPAFMPVGTQGTVKSLTPDTVKALGAEMILCNTYHLYLRPGHQLIASLGGLHSFMNWGGPILTDSGGFQVYSLGKLRKITPEGAIFQSHIDGSRHRLTPELAIEIQEALGSDIMMCLDECTPYPATFSEAEASLSLTLSWAERSRKARADSSPQALYGIVQGGMYPDLRKRAVEAIAAMNFDGCALGGVSVGEPKALMEQIVAETTPLLPADRPHYLMGVGTPEDIVKAVDCGIDLFDCVMPTRCARHGLLFTNTEKVVIKNARYRKDNGPLDSECDCYTCRNFSRAYLRHLYVAGEILAMTLNTLHNIRYYMRLMEQIRDAIGCGQYAAFKSRFLKDRQRVET, encoded by the coding sequence ATGGCTCCTCTAAACCAACATTTCAGAATCCTGAATACCGACCCGGAATCGGCGGCCCGGTGCGGTCTGCTCTCCACACCCCACGGCCAGGTTCTTACGCCGGCCTTCATGCCCGTGGGAACTCAGGGAACGGTCAAATCCCTGACCCCTGACACGGTGAAAGCCCTTGGGGCGGAGATGATCCTCTGCAATACCTATCATCTTTACCTGAGACCCGGACACCAGTTGATCGCCTCCCTGGGCGGGCTCCATTCCTTCATGAACTGGGGAGGCCCCATCCTGACGGACAGCGGCGGTTTTCAGGTTTACAGCCTGGGGAAACTGCGGAAAATCACCCCGGAAGGGGCCATTTTCCAGTCCCATATCGACGGCTCCCGCCATAGACTCACCCCGGAACTGGCCATTGAGATCCAGGAGGCGCTCGGTTCAGACATCATGATGTGCCTCGATGAATGCACACCCTACCCGGCCACGTTTTCGGAGGCGGAAGCCTCCCTTTCCCTGACCCTTTCCTGGGCGGAACGGAGCCGGAAGGCCAGGGCGGATTCTTCGCCTCAGGCCCTCTATGGCATTGTTCAGGGAGGGATGTATCCCGATTTGAGGAAACGGGCGGTTGAAGCCATTGCGGCGATGAACTTTGACGGCTGTGCCCTGGGAGGCGTCAGCGTCGGCGAACCCAAAGCCCTGATGGAGCAGATCGTTGCCGAAACAACCCCCCTCCTTCCGGCAGACCGGCCGCATTATCTCATGGGCGTGGGGACGCCGGAGGACATCGTCAAGGCCGTGGACTGCGGCATTGATCTCTTCGACTGCGTGATGCCCACCCGGTGCGCGCGCCATGGTTTGTTGTTTACAAATACGGAAAAGGTTGTTATAAAAAACGCCCGTTATCGGAAAGACAACGGGCCTCTGGACAGTGAATGCGACTGTTACACCTGCCGGAACTTCTCGCGGGCCTACCTGAGGCACTTATATGTGGCCGGAGAAATCCTGGCCATGACCCTGAATACTCTTCACAACATCCGCTATTACATGCGCCTCATGGAACAGATTCGCGATGCCATAGGATGCGGTCAATACGCGGCTTTTAAAAGCCGGTTTCTAAAAGACCGGCAAAGGGTGGAAACCTGA